The DNA region ACAGGAGGAGTGGGATAGGACTGTTTTCGTGTCGGGTATAGGGTGCTCCGGTTGGACCCCTCTCTATTTCAGGAGGGACGCGGCTCACACCCTGCACGGTAGGGCGCTGGCTTTCGCTACTGCTTTGAAGGCGTCTAGGCCGGATCTAAACGTCGTGGTGGTAATGGGCGATGGAGATAGCATGGGAATAGGAGGTAACCACCTGATCCATGCGGCAAGGAGGAACATAGGAATCACCGCAATCATAGCTACAAACATGCTGTACTCCCTTACAGGAGGTCAGATGTCTCCGACCACTCCCGAAGGAGCTAGGACGAACACCACACCTTACGGTAACATAGAGCCCAATTTTAACCTGATGGAACTTTTGAAGGCTGCTGGAGCCACGTATCTGGCTAGATGGACGACGTACCACTTCATTCAGGCTAAAAATAGTATAAAGAAGGCGGTAAAGCACAAAGGTTTCGCTGCTATAGAGATAGTGTTCCAGTGCCCCACCTACGCTGGCAGGTACATACTGAACCGTCCCGATCCAAGGGACATGATGCAGTGGTTCAAGGAGAACTCCATCCCCTTGGGAGTTGCGAAGAACAAGAGCCCTGAGGAGCTGAGGGGCAAGATCATAGTAGGGGAGTACCTGCACAGGACCGACAGGAAGGAGTACACTGAGAGGCTGAGGGAGCTAGAGGAGAGGGCGAAGGGCAAGGGAAGGTGAGCTTGATGGCATCTCCGGTGAAGGTGCAGCAGATAGCAGTGAGCGATAAACTCTGCAAAGGCTGTTACCTCTGCATCTGGGCCTGCCCATGGGATGTTCTAGAGATAAGCGAGGAAAGAAATTGGAGGGGAGTAAAAAAGCCCTATGCCGCTAGGATAGACCAATGCAGGGCCTGCAGGCTCTGTGAATGGTACTGCCCCGACTTCGCACTCCAAGTCATAGTGGATGAGAAGGAGGAGAAGGAGCTCTTAGAGGTGGAAGAGAAGTATGAGAATCCTTGGTTGAAAAGGGTTAGGAAGAGGGATGAGATCGTTAGAAAGGGGGTGTGGTGGCTTGAGGATTGAAGTAATGATCTCGGGCTTCGGTGGTCAGGGTGTTGTGCTATCCGGCGCTGTTTTATCCCAAGCCTCTGTGCTGAGCAACTACTACGCGGCTGCCACCTACACATACGGACCTGAGGCGAGGTTAGGATCCACGAGGTCTGAGGTAGTTATTTCTGACGAGGAAATTGATTATCCTAAAATAATAAGCCCGGACTATTGGGTAGCGATGAATCAGATGTCCCTTAACACCTTCTCCAAGAGGTATCCCTTGGACAAGACCACAATCTTAGCGGACTCCTCGATGATCAAATACTTCGATCCGGTGGAGGGTAAGGTAAGGGCCATCTACAAGATCCCCGCCACTGATGAGGCTGAGAGGCTGGGCAACAGGCTCGTGGCCAACATGCTCATGCTTGGAGTTTTCGTCACGGTCTCCGGGATCATACCCTTGGAGAACTTGAAAGAAGCAATAAGGAGGATGGTGAAGCCGCAATTCATAGATTTGAACTTGAAAGCGGTGGATAGAGGTAAGGAGATCGGTGAGTCCCTCCTCAAAGGGGTGAAAGTTTAAGCCCCTTTTCCCCCAATTTCCCAAGGGGCCATGATGAGTATTCGGCAAGAGGGTGTATATGGCCCAGAAGAGGGTCAGCTGAGCCCTTTGGGAGGATGATCCCTTGTTCCCCTTCAAGGATGAGAATCCCAGTCCGATAACCCCTTGGGTTACCTACGGATTGATCCTATTCAATGCGCTGGTCTTCCTATGGGAAATAGCTGGCGGACCCGCGAGGTTCGAGTTGTTGATCTACGAGTACGGGTTTATCCCTAGGTTCTTCCTTGAGGACCCCGCTTCCAACGCGTACAGGCTCTTCACCTCGATGTTCATGCATGGAGGTTGGCTCCACTTGTTGGGGAATATGCTCTATCTCTATATATTCGGGGATAATGTGGAGGC from Thermoproteota archaeon includes:
- a CDS encoding thiamine pyrophosphate-dependent enzyme, whose protein sequence is MLPEAEFEHVLAKKYMRTEIMPHAFCPGCGLGIIERMILMAFEELGQEEWDRTVFVSGIGCSGWTPLYFRRDAAHTLHGRALAFATALKASRPDLNVVVVMGDGDSMGIGGNHLIHAARRNIGITAIIATNMLYSLTGGQMSPTTPEGARTNTTPYGNIEPNFNLMELLKAAGATYLARWTTYHFIQAKNSIKKAVKHKGFAAIEIVFQCPTYAGRYILNRPDPRDMMQWFKENSIPLGVAKNKSPEELRGKIIVGEYLHRTDRKEYTERLRELEERAKGKGR
- a CDS encoding ferredoxin family protein; the encoded protein is MASPVKVQQIAVSDKLCKGCYLCIWACPWDVLEISEERNWRGVKKPYAARIDQCRACRLCEWYCPDFALQVIVDEKEEKELLEVEEKYENPWLKRVRKRDEIVRKGVWWLED
- a CDS encoding 2-oxoacid:acceptor oxidoreductase family protein; this translates as MRIEVMISGFGGQGVVLSGAVLSQASVLSNYYAAATYTYGPEARLGSTRSEVVISDEEIDYPKIISPDYWVAMNQMSLNTFSKRYPLDKTTILADSSMIKYFDPVEGKVRAIYKIPATDEAERLGNRLVANMLMLGVFVTVSGIIPLENLKEAIRRMVKPQFIDLNLKAVDRGKEIGESLLKGVKV
- a CDS encoding rhomboid family intramembrane serine protease; this encodes MFPFKDENPSPITPWVTYGLILFNALVFLWEIAGGPARFELLIYEYGFIPRFFLEDPASNAYRLFTSMFMHGGWLHLLGNMLYLYIFGDNVEA